Part of the Lycium ferocissimum isolate CSIRO_LF1 chromosome 6, AGI_CSIRO_Lferr_CH_V1, whole genome shotgun sequence genome, atatacgtgtAACCACCGGATcaattggtataatatgacatgatatcatcccggacgcgggacatatgtggttaaatggatcggagccgacgcctcgaaaatatgatatgttctattttctgtatatatgaacaaaaaattatttttcaaagaaagctaagcatgcatggcatccgccctaaggggcactcatatgtacaggttactcttttatctcacgatatgctctatatttccattctgttattattcgtACTTTATAtcccttattatgttactatttatgccttacatactcggtgcattactcgtactgacgtcccttcttgtggacgccgcgttcatgcccgcgaggaTCGAGTAGCCGGGACTATTCACATCGCAGGACCTCCCCTCGGCGGTAgtcggtacgctccattgattCGGAGCTACGGCcacttttggtatgctattcggttacgtacatatacGGGTATGGCGGGGGCCtttcctgtcctttctacagtttgtactccatagaggtacGAGACGATGATATGTAGCCATAATGTTAAGCAGCCTCGTCGGCGCTCATTttgttgtatagtatatatgtagcgACCAAATCGGCTTACGCTGTTACTCTCAGTGCTTACGTctatatgtatgcgttggccgtgagttcctggtacggtgtcttttatgttgattgttcgggagacagcACAGCTCAGCTACAGATTATGTATGGGCTTAGGATAGTCAGTGagcagtaaatgcaagcataggagtgcttggccaatagtggtcgggcacttgttactgcccatcagtttgggtcgtgacagaaatggtttggaagacttgtggtATGATGCCTTGggttgacattgatattgctaattgttcatagtccatacatactgaTGAACTGGAATACATTGAGACATACATTacgatgtgaaattagtgaagaagttaatataatcttcttgttgcacttgtgatactatttgatacatggtacttgatggATTGATCATTGGGAGTGATGGGACAGTGTtatggaaaggcacatatgtgacctagattatgggctcgtggtccgaggttctttccggagaTGAGAGGTATATTAATATGGCCGCGACCATGGTTCTTTCCGATggggaggatttatggctcgggtccaaGGAGTGGGTCCGGaacgagggtacatggacaccatgggtcccctgcaggtcatgactactgagctatgacatcagtagcatgtgtgtacagtgtgtatttggccaaggcattgcattacattgcattgcacggtatcatattttgcattgcacatcattacattttattctgcattattatatggctcgttgtttctgattttggtatgttTGCTGAAACGGCTGTTGTGGTATTGATATGATAATTAACTGAGTTAAATtatggattagtgactctatcTAGGGATGGAACTTGGGCTTGTGATTATcgggtgagattattgaaacttgataGACTTGTGAGTTaaaagcttcatcttaggttgtgactttgttatgggatattttgtGACTTGGATTTAAGTATTAGGTGTCTGTCTGTTTATCTTGttaattttatgcttatatgcgcgaactaatcttagtcggcctatgatgcttaccgatacatagtgtttgtactgatactaccttcgcaccctttttgagtgcggATTGTGTTCGAGATTTCATCCCGGTATcgcatctctagcttgaagctagtttgctcgatcagatccgagggtgagcttctatccatgtcatgccacctgaagatctctctttccatatgtctatttttattccagacattatttgttattatagttgagatatacttcattctttagacatcgttggttagagtccttgtacgatggctttcagatcttgggggtgtaatagttaagacttccgcacttatattatctattaattacgcattgttttaattatttattcattcacatgatcattgattgtttaagtataaatgattaaagaagttaaaattggctaatgattaatgggtcaacggataagggttcgcctactagtgataataaggtaggtgcccgcacgatggGTAATTAGGGTTGTGACAAGATTTTTGTAGGcattcttgatcgtcaggttggcaagttgagaactaaagaaGTTGCCTCAGTGAAAGTGTTATGGAGGggtcagaaagttgaagaggctacatgggaagccgaaaaagatatgaagtccaagtatctATACTTGTTTGACGAGCCACCAGAGGATGCTTAAGGTAAATAACCTCCATATTCATGTCATGTCCCTTATGTAcccatgtctcatgtttcacgtTCATGTTCACAAACTCAGTATTCATTCTCATGTGTTCATGTCTCAGTATCCATGTTATCATGAAATCCATGTCATGTCAGCTCAGTCCTTATGTTTTatgtcatgtttccttcacgttcatgtattcaagccatgtctaGTCCCaatcttaaccatgacccatcattcaaggatgaatgatcccaagggggagatattgtaacaccgaGGACCTTAAAAACTAGGCTACGTTCATGATTcgggacttagaaaccaagatGGAAGAGTTGGAATTGATATTTTGCTTGTCGCGGTGAATGTACAAGATGGCGACCATTTTACGGGATGTACATTATTGTACGCCCCGTATTTCTAAGACATATATCACAAGGAAAAAAGCCAAGAGGTCACTGGTCATTGCCATTAAGGTACGGGAAAccaagtacggcccgtacatcaATGTATGAGACGTACAATCAGCCCGTACTTTCCCCGTCACCAATTGATAACTCACTAGAAAATTAACTCGATGTATGGCCATGAAGTACAAGCCGTACAATGAGGCCATACTTTCCCCACTTCAgtcagaaaatatatatacgagGGTTCAATTTGTTTTCTTCACTTTTCATTCTTTCAAGCCCTAGGAATGAAGTTCTTCTCCCCCAACCTTCAAGATACTTTAAGGTTAGCCTATTCCATATATTCCATGCCAATTCTATCATACGTTCATGATTATTAAGTGGAAATTCAACGTTCTTAACccagagttttcaagaaaatctaATTAAAGGGATTCAAGACTAAGGCTTTAGgagttcttcttcaagttcagaACTTTACTATGAGATTGGAGcgttaccaggtatgtaggacTTCTATCTATatgtgggaacatctttgttcttccccacaccatgttcttccatgattatgcCAGAAACTATCAACACTAGGATTTTAGCCGTGTTCATGGTAATCCTAGGTCTATGTACAATGTTATATTATGCCTTGTAGTATTAATTCATTATTGTGCTCTTGATAcatcattttgattattgagaatccgtccatAATCCATGAAAATCCATACTTTACATTTCATGGGTTCTTACCTGCAAGTTATTAAATataatgcttattttcatgaatatcctagtAGTCTTTTaaagtttttcttttgtaaaaatcattGTGCTCTGCAAAATGGACAAACTTGTCAGTGTAATGGAAACTTCACTTGGGACGGACTTCGTTACCCTTTTGTGCACTCTTTGTGCTGCCATCCTTGGAACTTTTCTTCGCTTTGCTTGTCATCGCTACCCTGTTTTAAACATTCTAGAAAACGTGTTAGTGTAAAACATCCATGCTTGTTTGTTCCTACATTCACAGAAAAATTTGTCAGTTTCCTATATGATCGATCGCCTTTCCTGCGTATGGACTTCCTCCGTTCATATCTTGGTCATGAAAGGATGCTCATCTTCCTTAAACTCTTTTATTCTTCTAGCAGAACTTTTAGGAAAGTTTTTGTGCGatgattttcttttgaaaatatatgcatatatgttttgaaaataatattttatattcccttttaatgtcatgacattagttACTCAAGCAAGGTCTCccgtttcttcttcttcttcttcttcttcttcttcttgatcttGACTCTTGAAAACTTTCGCAtcctttttgaaaattttgccccagtttgTATACGTCTTTATACCAACTCGAGTTTTGTTATGTCGAAgtaatttttgagatcctctcaaaaattGTGCCCCAGTGTAAGTGTGTACTTGTCATTTCCTAATTTCACCATGCttgaggaatttttgagatctttctaaaaaattctgccccagtttcctTGTGGGGTTACCTTTATCATTCTCTTGCTGAATCATTTCTGAAGTTTCCTAAGGTTTATAGGGAATTTTGTTTGGAATGATCGAGCggagagcgcctacgtatcccgtttCGGGAATCAGGTCGAAACGTAGTTCAGGGTAAACATATTGGAATTTTCTTTGGGAGAGACCGAACTCAAacgagcgcctacgtatcccaaataggaatcaggtcataacgtagttcaaaacacataaatttgtatttttcggattaaggcgaccgagcttggaaaagcgcctacgtatccctttATAAGTACAGGGAATCAGGTCCTTGCGTAGTTCgtacataattttggatttggttttctaaaaagaaatacaaaattaCACATAAAGGGAATGCAACTAAAGAACACCTAAACTATGGAGACTCTGAATCCTCGCAGtcaatcttcttcttcacacatAGTATCTTTTGATGCCATATGAATTTATCGCTTTTGGCCACTCTTGACCATCCATTTAAGCAAGCACTATAGCTCCTCCTGGTAGTGCTTTTCGTACCATATAGGGCCCTTGCCAGTTTGGTGCGAACTTCCCTTTGTATTCCTCTTAATTAGGGAATATTCGTTTGAGTACCAATTGCCCAATTTGAAACACCCTAGTTCTCACACGCTTGTTGAAAGCACGTGCCATTCTTTGCTGGTACAGTTGACCATGGCAAATAGCGATCATCCTCTTTTCATCTATCAGAGCCAGCTGCTCATATCTTTTATGGATCCATTCCGCATCGTCCAACTCAGCTTCTTGTATTATCCGAAGTGAAGGGATTTCTACTTCGGCTGGTATCACTGCTTCGGTGCCATACACTAACAGGTATGGAGTGGCTCCAGTTGAAGTCCTGGTCATAGTGCGGTATCCTAGTAACGCATAAGATAATTGTTCACGCCAATCCTTGTAATTATCAATCATCTTTCAGAggattttcttgatgtttttgttggcggCTTCTATAGCCCCATTCATTTGTGGCCGATATGCGGTTGAATTCTGGTGGGTGATCCGAAACTGCGCACATATGTCTCTCATCAAATGGCTATTCATGTTAGCcccattgtctgttatgattgatTCTGGGATGCCAAATCGGCATGTGATGTTGTTGCGCACAAAGTCTGTGACCATTTTCTTTGTCACTAATGAATAAGATGctgcttccacccacttggtgaagtagtctatAGCAACTAAGATGAAATAATGTTTGTTTGATGCGGCTGGCTCAATTGGTCCTATGACGTCCATGCCCCAAGTGACGAATGGCCAAGGTGATGTCATAACATTTAGTTCTGTTAAGGGGAACTTTATCAAGTCTCCATGAATCTGACACTTGTAGCACTTCTGGACAAATTTGCTGCAGTTATTTTCAatggtcatccagtaataacctgttctcaaaattttctttgCTAGCACAAacccattcatgtggggcctGCAGGTTCCAGCATGCACCTCTTCAATCAGTTTTGTAGCCTCAAAAGAATCAACACACCTAAGCAATCCCAAATTTGGAGTTCTTTTGTACAGGACATTCTTGTTGAGGAAGAAGCCATTTGCCAATTTCCTGATAGTCTTTTTCTGATTTAAGGTGATTTCTTTGGGATATTCCCCTTTCTCCAAGAGCATCTTAATGTCAACATACCAAGGTTTTCCATCAGTCTTAGCTTCTACAAAAGGACAGTGGGCTAGTTGATCTTTAATTTCGATTTTGACAGGATCAATGTATCTACTGTCAAGATGTTGGATCATGGATGCTATTGTTGCGAATGCATCGGCGAATTCATTTTGAGTTCTTGGTATATGTTTGAACTTGACTTCGTCTTCACCTTCTTTACCTTCAATTGTCATTATTTCTTCATCTGGGAAGTAAGTCCATAAAGGTACAAGATTGTCATCTACCGGGCTTCCTGCCAATAGGTCTGCCAATGCCTGCCCTTTGACTGTCTTTTATGCGACGTACTGGATGTCGAACTCACTTAAAAGCATTTGCCATTTGGCCAGTTTCCCTATAGGCATGGGTTGGCGAAAGATGTACCTTAGTGGATCCATTCTTGAAATCAGATGAGTCATGTAGGCAGCCACATAATGTCTCAACTTCTGAGATACCCAGGTTAGGGCGCAACACATCTTTTCCACCAAGGAGTATCTGGATTCGCAAGGTGTGAACTTTTTACTGATGTAATAGatggctctctctttcttgcctgTCTCGTCGTTTTGCACTAACATGCATCCGAACGCATTTTCTGACACCGACATGTATAGCAGCAAAGGACTTCTCGGCCTTGGCAGGACCAAAATAGGTAGATTTGATAGGTATCTTTTGATTGTGTCAAAATCTTTCTGACAGTCTTCCGTCCATTTGGTTGGAGCATCTTTCTTGAGAAGCTTGAGGATTGGTTCTATGATTACTATGGACTGGGTGATGAAGCGTCCGATGTAATTCAATCTTCCTAAGAAGCTCATGAACTCTTTCTTTGTTCTAGGCTGTGGTAgttcttggattgctttgatcttggtGGGATCCAACTCGATACCACGACGACTGACTATGAACCCTAGTAATTTTCCAGCGGGCACTCTGAATGCACATTTTGTAGGATTTAACTTCAAATCGTACTTGCGGAGTCCGTCAAAGAATCTTCGTAGATGTGTCCTCACCTATTCGGGATTTGATGACGACGTCATCCACAGACACCTCAATTTCTTtgtgcatcatatcatgaaagacgGCGGTCATTGCCCTCATGTAAGTAGTGCCGGTATTCTTGAGTCCGAAAGGCATCACCCGGTAATGATATACTCCTCACGGTATGATGAATGTCGTCTTTTGagcatcttcttcatccatcaATATCTGATGATAGCCTGCGTAGCAATTCACAAAAGATTGCACCTCATGCTTGGCGCAGTTATCAATGAGTATGTGAATATTTGGGAGCGaaaaattatcctttgggctaACGCGGTTGAGATCACGGTAGTCCAcataaatccttattttcccaTCCTTCTTTAGTACCGAAACTATGTTTGCTAACCATGTCGGGTATGGTGTCACCTCAACGACCCCCGACTGAATTtgtttttctacttcttctttaattcgATTTCTGTTTTATCGAGGCGAATCCTTCGAGGATTGGCAACCTATGGGCAACAATATTCGTACTCAGACCTGGCATATCAGCATATGACCAAGCGAAAACATCTTCATACTCTTTCAGTAGGCTCCGGTACCCTTCTTTCTCAGCTTCCATCAAGTGCACACTTATTCTAGTCTCCCGCACCAACTCCTCACTTCCTAGATTAACTGCTTCTGTTTCCTCTAGGTTTGGCGTGGGTCTgttctcatattcttcttcgACATCTATCAACCCTTCCGGTTCAGTTATCTCTTCCTCTTGATCGTTATTTTGTTCATCGTCATTTTCACTTGATTtgtaacatgtcatgacattatttgtggcCTCTGTATTATTACTGTAAAACAAAATAACATGGTTATTAATCATGTAAAAGCAATCTTAATTATGTATTGATAtaaagttatattatatatatatatatatatatatatatatatatatatatatatatatatatatatatatatatatatatatatatatatacttatataggTGAAGTAAAACgattttttttatcacaaacTTTGAGGCattttcattgaaattttaaaaggcaGTACAAACGATGGTCCTGACTCGGAATGGAACATCGAGCCATTTCCTATTATTTAAACAACatgtaaaaataagaaaacatgaaaaggcgATAAGCCAGGCCTCAAAGCCGACTTTCACCGTTTTTACCTGAAAATGAGCATTCTTTCTACCgctgtaatgacccgtttggtcgttatagtcctttTGGCACTTTTTCCACTTCCGAGCGTTTATTGActcattttgacccgaggttgacttttgAAAAAATGGACCTTTTTCGGAGTTTCATCaactccgagaggtccggagGGTTACTTAGAACATGTATGTGtattggttcggttcccaatgcattgaggtgcatttcgggactttggacgggaaatgggaagtaggcaccagtggttgactcggtcaacgggacctccgttggaaatttcgagaccACGAGTATGTTTTCAGCGTATTTTTGTATGAGTTTAGGTAATCAGggtatgagcagatggcctcagaaAGAACCCAAAAATTCAATGGAAGACATAGAAAATTTGGggatttctggtgtctggtgcccgcaacGGCGGCACCAGAGCCGCCCCAGCGGTACAGCTATGGCGGTGTAGTGACCGCTGCTCATGAGTAAAATGGGCCTCACTGCTGCAGCGGTGTCCCAGCTGTCGCAGTGGCGCAGCTGTAGCGGCACTCCCTTCACTGTGGCGGTCACGGGAAGGGAAACttcattaaatgtgtgttaaaataagacttagaccctcattatgtcATAACTCAATATTGGAGCTCGGGAAGGCTGTTCTTGGGGATAAAT contains:
- the LOC132061106 gene encoding uncharacterized protein LOC132061106, with protein sequence MIDNYKDWREQLSYALLGYRTMTRTSTGATPYLLVYGTEAVIPAEVEIPSLRIIQEAELDDAEWIHKRYEQLALIDEKRMIAICHGQLYQQRMARAFNKRVRTRVFQIGQLAQQQGAVQGDRAVSARARDFISLNPSEFNGSKLDEDSQGFID